A window from Culex pipiens pallens isolate TS chromosome 3, TS_CPP_V2, whole genome shotgun sequence encodes these proteins:
- the LOC120422758 gene encoding uncharacterized protein LOC120422758 — protein sequence MVRLFILCLIFPSCGGISSNNGNYDFISDALTTVFEKYYIITHKPVLLSSPRNDDIESNDYVEILVNAVRSSRKIIPIVFVLHSEMHPSYYNVLIVRSYESFLRQYEMINTDRYDLSGLYTIICFALESNVVEIIFEKLLLNKIINAIVIKVTTAGEAQIYTNYPYHEGSCSKINPKLLANISHNNSEIDIDLFPNHLFNMNGCYLKAGTYDVAPFTIVGNRSFDGLEVVMVETIAKHHNFTAQYVLNEDGTSWGVIREKNSTGLMGLIQNKQVDFGFGTLGVTAERSFYLKQGIPHFISEFIIAVPTGRLYTSFEKLYKPFDTMAWMFISIALVGSIVVSKVMFGKQDVRCLRILKIEAFETPVLITWLAFLGNPLAKCPKKDKTKAIVMSWMVMGLMVRTLYQGAMFKYFHKGQHTKPVQTIEDIQSEKLYYYLYEPAKRFFASSPDILKMLKFINPEETNPKLSQLLNGDLDGVILLPSSTLNYFNQQNIKKGFVKTGTDVIATYAVGIYYPKDSPLNPMFDEDILNLQAAGLMKYWKSVFEITSFKEFHSVEPLPLDMDTISAIFIIWLIFTSLSVTSFCLELLWKW from the exons ATGGTTCGTTTATTCATTTTATGTTTGATCTTTCCGTCCTGTGGAGGAATATCTTCCAACAATGGCAACTATGATTTTATAAGTGATGCATTGACTACTGTTTTCGAAAAGTATTACATAATTACGCATAAACCAGTCTTACTGAGTTCACCAAGAAATGATGATATTGAAAGCAATGATTATGTTGAGATATTGGTAAACGCTGTTCGATCGAGtcgcaaaataataccaattGTTTTCGTATTGCACTCTGAAATGCATCCCTCGTACTATAATGTGCTGATTGTTCGGTCATATGAATCATTTCTTCGGCAATACGAAATGATCAATACTGATAGATATGACCTTTCAGGCTTGTACACTATCATTTGCTTTGCATTGGAATCCAATGTCGTTGAAATTATATTTGAGAAACTtttattgaacaaaataatCAATGCAATAGTTATAAAAGTGACAACAGCGGGAGAAGCTCAAATTTATACAAATTATCCATATCATGAAGGAAGTTGCAGTAAAATCAATCCAAAACTCTTGGCAAACATAAGTCACAATAATTCTGAAATTGATATTGACTTATTCCCGAATCATCTGTTTAACATGAATGGGTGCTACTTAAAAGCAGGAACTTACGATGTTGCCCCATTCACAATAGTTGGTAATAGAAGTTTCGATGGTTTGGAAGTAGTAATGGTAGAAACTATCGCAAAACATCACAATTTCACTGCACAGTATGTTCTTAATGAAGATGGAACTAGTTGGGGTGTTATTAGGGAAAAGAATAGCACTGGTTTGATGGGATTAATTCAAAACAAGCAGGTAGACTTTGGCTTTGGTACACTAGGAGTAACAGCAGAACGTAGCTTTTATCTCAAACAGGGAATACCACATTTCATTAGTGAGTTTATTATAGCTGTTCCAACCGGGAGACTGTATACGTCATTCGAGAAGTTGTATAAACCTTTTGATACTATGGCATGGATGTTTATTAGTATTGCACTTGTTGGCTCAATAGTTGTATCAAAGGTTATGTTTGGGAAACAAGATGTAAGATGtctgagaattttaaaaattgaagcatTCGAAACTCCAGTTTTGATTACTTGGCTAGCATTCCTAGGAAATCCTTTAGCAAAATGCCCcaaaaaagataaaaccaaagcaATTGTAATGAGTTGGATGGTTATGGGGCTGATGGTTAGAACTCTATATCAAGGGGCTATGTTTAAATACTTTCACAAAGGACAACACACCAAGCCTGTTCAAACTATAGAAGATATTCAATCTGAAAAGTTATACTACTACTTATATGAACCTGCAAAACGATTCTTTGCATCGTCCccggatattttaaaaat GCTCAAGTTCATCAACCCTGAAGAAACCAATCCCAAACTTTCACAGTTATTAAATGGAGATCTAGATGGTGTGATTCTCCTGCCATCGTCCACGTTGAACTATTTCAATCAACAGAACATAAAAAAAGGATTTGTGAAAACTGGAACGGATGTTATTGCAACTTATGCTGTTGGAATTTACTACCCCAAGGACTCTCCGTTAAATCCAATGTTTGACGAAGACATCTTAAATTTGCAAGCTGCAGGCCTAATGAAGTACTggaaaagtgtttttgaaattacGAGCTTCAAAGAGTTTCATAGCGTAGAACCACTTCCTCTGGATATGGACACGATCTCGGCCATCTTTATAATTTGGTTGATATTCACTTCTTTAAGCGTAACAAGCTTTTGCTTAGAATTATTATGGAAGTggtag
- the LOC120422755 gene encoding uncharacterized protein LOC120422755, with amino-acid sequence MTMRFYIRTNQSIMKALLVLTIYTVTVKSNLISNKSQNEYMKIIQLYSSSILYIIDNYYESSIYPIYVLYNGMESDTMLFQQDISNAMLGSASKNSNNIFYISCEQLGLPIYHSVMFIESYDSLRKSYSNFDNYHSSGRHTIILNSSSTSKQISLKTLFKNLWSSNITNVVVLSNIDNNRSIEIYTYFPFHEENCDRIESTILTKFYLDNPPDKNIILFPNRLTNFHNCSVKVGTFDVKPYIIEEPENNKIKFSGIEARLVQIVSQKLNFNIVYQSPTNNVQWGFIRQENSTGLMKMIQTKEVDLGVACIALSPPRSQYLQSGVPHYISKILFAIPDGRLYTPLEKIVRPLETDTWFALGFSLISFICSTILIHRSSQHHFKMKPVLIINILNMLFGGSNPNPPRQNYARILLFWWIYFSFLIRTIYQGLLFKYLQHDQRWPRLETISDAEKEGLTFYMVDVAERYFTHSPEVLRRTSFLPHETDNVILALEQMAQHEIKGVVLVSLNHIAYHNKFNSKLGIIYAMIDPVATYSVAVHYPRNSPLVDIFDRIFLQLQATGIVNYWANKYGDYAFLAMKLDNPAEPTPLGNNHLAGLYIIFSISMFIATVVFIGEILSAQLRELFYRKFCL; translated from the exons ATGACAATGCGATTTTACATTCGTACCAATCAGTCAATCATGAAAGCTCTATTAGTGTTGACCATCTACACTGTCACAGTGAAATCGAATCTGATTTCCAATAAGTCTCAAAATGaatacatgaaaattattcaattgtATTCTAGTTCCATTTTGTATATAATTGATAATTATTATGAAAGTTCAATTTATCCAATATATGTGTTATACAATGGTATGGAGTCAGATACAATGTTATTCCAGCAAGATATTTCAAATGCAATGTTAGGCAGTGCAAGTAAAAATTCGAACAATATATTCTATATATCGTGCGAACAACTTGGACTACCAATTTATCATAGTGTCATGTTCATTGAAAGCTATGATTCCCTTAGAAAATCTTATTCCAATTTCGATAATTACCACTCATCGGGCCGGCACACTATCATTTTGAATAGTAGCAGTACTTCTAAGCAAATTTCACTGAAAACCCTTTTCAAAAACTTGTGGTCCTCAAACATTACAAATGTCGTTGTTCTATCAAATATAGACAATAATAGAAGTATTGAAATTTACACTTATTTTCCTTTTCATGAGGAAAACTGTGATCGAATAGAATCCACcattttaacgaaattttatCTCGATAATCCTCCCgacaaaaatatcattttatttccaaatcgtttgacaaattttcacaattgtTCCGTAAAAGTTGGAACGTTTGACGTAAAGCCTTATATAATCGAAGAaccagaaaataacaaaatcaaatttagtgGCATAGAAGCTAGACTAGTTCAAATTGTATCGCAGAAATTAAACTTCAACATCGTGTACCAATCTCCAACTAATAATGTTCAGTGGGGATTTATCCGTCAAGAGAACAGCACTGGCCTTATGAAAATGATTCAAACAAAAGAGGTAGATCTCGGGGTGGCATGCATCGCCTTGTCACCCCCTCGTAGTCAGTACCTTCAATCAGGAGTGCCTCATTACATTTCTAAAATACTGTTCGCCATTCCTGACGGTCGTTTGTATACGCCACTGGAGAAGATTGTCCGACCGTTGGAAACAGACACGTGGTTCGCGCTGGGATTTAGTCTGATTTCGTTCATatgttcaacaatacttatCCATCGAAGCTCTCAACACCATTTCAAGATGAAACCTGTACTAATCATCAATATTCTGAACATGTTGTTTGGTGGCTCCAATCCCAATCCACCTCGCCAAAACTATGCAAGAATACTACTGTTTTGGtggatttatttttctttcctaATTCGAACGATTTATCAAGGACTGTTGTTTAAATATCTCCAACATGACCAAAGATGGCCCAGATTAGAAACCATTTCGGATGCTGAAAAGGAAGGACTTACATTTTATATGGTAGACGTTGCGGAAAGATACTTTACTCACAGTCCGGAAGTGCTCAGAAG AACATCATTTCTACCACATGAAACCGACAATGTGATCCTTGCATTGGAGCAGATGGCACAGCATGAAATCAAAGGAGTTGTTCTTGTATCATTAAATCACATTGCTTACCACaacaaattcaattcaaaattagGAATTATCTACGCTATGATCGATCCAGTTGCCACTTACTCTGTCGCGGTTCACTATCCAAGAAATTCACCGTTAGTGGATATTTTTGATAGAATATTCCTTCAGCTGCAAGCTACTGGCATTGTAAACTATTGGGCCAATAAGTATGGAGATTACGCatttttggccatgaaattggACAACCCTGCTGAACCAACACCGCTGGGAAATAACCATCTCGCAGGATTATACATAATATTCTCAATTTCTATGTTTATCGCTACAGTGGTGTTTATTGGTGAAATTCTGTCTGCACAATTGAGGGAATTGTTTTATCGAAAGTTTTGTTTGTGA
- the LOC120422742 gene encoding probable isocitrate dehydrogenase [NAD] subunit alpha, mitochondrial isoform X1 has protein sequence MAARLINKIFGVDIENLLKNLSQKVKGNSVKIYITSSPESKHNKTEPIVQASSPFGARGYASGTRKVTLIPGDGIGPEISAAVQKIFAAANVPIEWEAVDVTPVRNPDGKFGIPQSAIDSVNRNKVGLKGPLMTPIGKGHRSLNLALRKEFNLYANVRPCRSLEGYKTLYDNVDVVTIRENTEGEYSGIEHEIVDGVVQSIKLITEEASNRVAEYAFKYAKDNNRKKVTVVHKANIMRMSDGLFLRCCRDMAKKYPEIKFEEKYLDTVCLNMVQDPSKFDVLVMPNLYGDIMSDMCAGLVGGLGLTPSGNMGLNGALFESVHGTAPDIAGKDLANPTALLLSAVMMLRHMELNQHAEKIQAACFETIKDAKYLTGDLGGKAKCSEYTNAICERIK, from the exons ATGGCGGCCCGTTTGATTAACAAAATT tTCGGTGTCgatattgaaaatttactaaagAATTTGTCACAAAAAGTGAAGGGCAACTCGGtcaaaatttacataacctcgTCTCCCGAATCCAAGCATAATAAAACCGAGCCAATTGTCCAA GCCTCCAGTCCCTTTGGGGCACGTGGATACGCGTCCGGCACCAGGAAGGTAACGCTTATCCCGGGAGATGGAATTGGACCGGAGATTTCCGCCGCTGTGCAGAAGATTTTCGCAGCTGCCAACGTGCCCATCGAATGGGAAGCCGTCGATGTCACACCAGTCAGG AATCCGGACGGCAAATTTGGAATTCCACAAAGTGCCATCGACTCGGTCAACCGCAACAAGGTTGGTCTGAAGGGCCCGCTGATGACTCCGATCGGCAAGGGTCATCGCTCCCTGAACTTGGCCCTCCGCAAAGAGTTCAACCTGTACGCCAATGTGCGTCCTTGCAGAAGTCTGGAGGG TTACAAGACCTTGTACGATAACGTCGATGTCGTGACGATTCGCGAGAACACTGAGGGTGAGTACTCTGGTATCGAGCACGAGATCGTCGACGGCGTCGTGCAGAGTATCAAGCTGATCACGGAGGAAGCCTCCAACCGAGTGGCCGAGTACGCGTTCAAGTATGCCAAGGACAACAATCGCAAGAAGGTCACCGTTGTGCACAAAGCCAACATTATGCGTATGTCCGACGGCTTGTTTCTGCGGTGCTGCCGTGACATGGCCAAGAAGTATCCGGAGATCAAGTTTGAGGAGAAGTACCTGGACACCGTGTGCTTGAACATGGTGCAAGATCCTAGCAAATTTGATGTTCTT GTCATGCCAAACTTGTACGGTGACATCATGAGCGACATGTGCGCTGGTCTGGTGGGAGGGCTGGGTCTGACCCCGTCCGGTAACATGGGCCTCAATGGTGCCCTGTTTGAGTCGGTGCACGGTACCGCCCCGGATATTGCCGGAAAGGATCTGGCTAACCCAACTGCCCTGCTGCTGTCTGCCGTGATGATGCTGAGGCACATGGAGCTGAACCAGCACGCGGAGAAGATCCAGGCAGCTTGCTTCGAAACCATTAAGGACGCTAAATATCTGACCGGCGATCTGGGTGGCAAGGCCAAGTGCTCGGAGTACACCAACGCCATCTGCGAGAGAATAAAGTAA
- the LOC120422742 gene encoding probable isocitrate dehydrogenase [NAD] subunit alpha, mitochondrial isoform X2 produces MAARLINKIASSPFGARGYASGTRKVTLIPGDGIGPEISAAVQKIFAAANVPIEWEAVDVTPVRNPDGKFGIPQSAIDSVNRNKVGLKGPLMTPIGKGHRSLNLALRKEFNLYANVRPCRSLEGYKTLYDNVDVVTIRENTEGEYSGIEHEIVDGVVQSIKLITEEASNRVAEYAFKYAKDNNRKKVTVVHKANIMRMSDGLFLRCCRDMAKKYPEIKFEEKYLDTVCLNMVQDPSKFDVLVMPNLYGDIMSDMCAGLVGGLGLTPSGNMGLNGALFESVHGTAPDIAGKDLANPTALLLSAVMMLRHMELNQHAEKIQAACFETIKDAKYLTGDLGGKAKCSEYTNAICERIK; encoded by the exons ATGGCGGCCCGTTTGATTAACAAAATT GCCTCCAGTCCCTTTGGGGCACGTGGATACGCGTCCGGCACCAGGAAGGTAACGCTTATCCCGGGAGATGGAATTGGACCGGAGATTTCCGCCGCTGTGCAGAAGATTTTCGCAGCTGCCAACGTGCCCATCGAATGGGAAGCCGTCGATGTCACACCAGTCAGG AATCCGGACGGCAAATTTGGAATTCCACAAAGTGCCATCGACTCGGTCAACCGCAACAAGGTTGGTCTGAAGGGCCCGCTGATGACTCCGATCGGCAAGGGTCATCGCTCCCTGAACTTGGCCCTCCGCAAAGAGTTCAACCTGTACGCCAATGTGCGTCCTTGCAGAAGTCTGGAGGG TTACAAGACCTTGTACGATAACGTCGATGTCGTGACGATTCGCGAGAACACTGAGGGTGAGTACTCTGGTATCGAGCACGAGATCGTCGACGGCGTCGTGCAGAGTATCAAGCTGATCACGGAGGAAGCCTCCAACCGAGTGGCCGAGTACGCGTTCAAGTATGCCAAGGACAACAATCGCAAGAAGGTCACCGTTGTGCACAAAGCCAACATTATGCGTATGTCCGACGGCTTGTTTCTGCGGTGCTGCCGTGACATGGCCAAGAAGTATCCGGAGATCAAGTTTGAGGAGAAGTACCTGGACACCGTGTGCTTGAACATGGTGCAAGATCCTAGCAAATTTGATGTTCTT GTCATGCCAAACTTGTACGGTGACATCATGAGCGACATGTGCGCTGGTCTGGTGGGAGGGCTGGGTCTGACCCCGTCCGGTAACATGGGCCTCAATGGTGCCCTGTTTGAGTCGGTGCACGGTACCGCCCCGGATATTGCCGGAAAGGATCTGGCTAACCCAACTGCCCTGCTGCTGTCTGCCGTGATGATGCTGAGGCACATGGAGCTGAACCAGCACGCGGAGAAGATCCAGGCAGCTTGCTTCGAAACCATTAAGGACGCTAAATATCTGACCGGCGATCTGGGTGGCAAGGCCAAGTGCTCGGAGTACACCAACGCCATCTGCGAGAGAATAAAGTAA